The genomic interval CCAGAAAGCTACAGACTTGACCTTTTGAGTGAACaggctttttttttttagattaaaCTCCCAACGTTCCTTCCATCTTTGGGTCAAATACTCTGTACACTTCATTCAAAATCACCTTCTAACGCGTCTTGTCTCCCTTCGTCAGAGGTGATTCGGACAAGGCTGCGAGAAGTGGGCAGCAAATATCAGTACTTCTTCCAGACGGCCCGGTTGGTGGCAGTGGAGGAGGGCTACGCTGCGTTTTACAGAGGACTCATTCCTCAGCTTATCAGACAGATCCCCAACACAGCCATCGTCCTCTCCACCTACGAACTCATTGTCCACCTGATGGGAGACTCCTCGCAATGATCAATGACAAGGTGTTTTGGTCCGGCCCATCGGATGGACGGGCAACATGATGTAGCTGTACCCCAAGGCACGTTGGCTAAGAAAGAGACTATCGTGCAATTGCAGAAGAAAGgaaacttgtttttttttgtgaacTGTTGGTTTCTCTTGAGGGAATTTGAAAGCAGGTTTTACTGTTATCCAAAGGACCTGAAACTGATTTTTaagcctgcatcccaaatagaaaactatcccctatccctatttagggcactacttttgaccagagccttataggttctagtcaaaagtagtgcactctgtaaggaatagggtgccatagtgttctggtctaaagtagtgcacttatatagggaatagggtgccatttgggactctggaaaaataatgttttattttAATGGGAAGCATGTTATGTTTATTAAGGTGTTCAGAATAATTCTACGCTCTCAAGAATTGTGGTACTTACGACAGGACAACTCTAGCCTGAGTCCCAGATGATCGGTTTGTGCTGTTATTATCAACTCCACTGCTGTCATTTTGAGTTGTAAAGTTGGCAAGacgacacaaacagatctgggaatcCGGCCAGGACAACTCCATGTCCCGAGAAGAACTTTAGTTTCCGTTTTGAATCATACGAGGTAAAGAGGTCACCGGAATTGGTGGGCCACTGTTAAGTTCAACTAAAtaattgtattgtatttgttaAATGCTGTTTCTCTGACGGCTTATCCATGTTGAATGTCCAACGTTCCACCACTTTCTTTGGCTACAGGGTATTTCATTACGGGCTATTTCATTACGGGCTATTTCATTACAGGCTATTTCATTACGGGTTATTTCATTACGGGTTATTTCATTACAGGCTATTTCATTACAGGCTATTTCATTACGGGCTATTTCATTACGGGTTATTTCATTACAGGCTATTTCATTACGGGTTATTTCATTACGGGCTATTTCATTACAGGTTATTTCATTACAGGCTATTTCATTACGGGTTATTTCATTACAGGCTATTTCATTACGGGCTATTTCATTACGGGTTATTTCATTACGGGCTATTTCATTACGGGCTATTTCATTACGGGCTATTTCATTACGGGTTATTTCATTACGGGCTATTTCATTACGGGCTATTTCATTACGGGCTATTTCATTACAGGCTATTTCATTACAGGCTATTTCATTACAGGCTATTTCATTACAGGCTATTTCATTACAGGCTATTTCATTACAGGCTATTTCATTACAGGCTATTTCATTACAGGTTATTTCATTACAGGCTATTTCATTACAGGCTATTTCATTACAGGTTATTTCATTATAGGTTATTTCATTACAGGCTATTTCATTACAGGTTATTTCATTACGGGCTATTTCATTACGGGCTATTTCATTACAGGTTATTTCATTACAGGCTATTTCATTACAGGCTATTTCATTACAGGCTATTTCATTACAGGCTATTTCATTACGGGTTATTTCATTACGGGCTATTTCATTACGGGCTATTTCATTACGGGCTATTTCATTACGGGCTATTTCATTACGGGCTATTTCATTACGGGCTATTTCATTACGGGCTATTTCATTACAGGCTATTTCATTACGGGCTATTTCATTACGGGTTATTTCATTACAGGCTATTTCATTACGGGTTATTTCATTACGGGCTATTTCATTACAGGTTATTTCATTACAGGCTATTTCATTACAGGCTATTTCATTACGGGTTATTTCATTACAGGCTATTTCATTACGGGCTATTTCATTACGGGTTATTTCATTACGGGCTATTTCATTACGGGCTATTTCATTACGGGCTATTTCATTACGGGTTATTTCATTACGGGCTATTTCATTACGGGCTATTTCATTACGGGCTATTTCATTACGGGCTATTTCATTACAGGCTATTTCATTACAGGCTATTTCATTACAGGCTATTTCATTACAGGCTATTTCATTACAGGCTATTTCATTACAGGCTATTTCATTATAGGCTATTTCATTACAGGCTATTTCATTACAGGTTATTTCATTACAGGCTATTTCATTACAGGCTATTTCATTACAGGTTATTTCATTATAGGCTATTTCATTACAGGCTATTTCATTACAGGTTATTTCATTACGGGCTATTTCATTACGGGCTATTTCATTACAGGTTATTTCATTACAGGCTATTTCATTACGGGCTATTTCATTACGGGCTATTTCATTACGGGCTATTTCATTACGGGCTATTTCATTACGGGCTATTTCATTACGGGCTATTTCATTACGGGCTATTTCATTACGGGCTATTTCATTACGGGCTATTTCATTACAGGCTATTTCATTACAGGCTATTTCATTACAGGCTATTTCATTACAGGCTATTTCATTACAGGCTATTTCATTACAGGCTATTTCATTACGGGCTATTTCATTACGGGCTATTTCATTACGGGTTATTTCATTACGGGCTATTTCATTACGGGCTATTTCATTACGGGCTATTTCATTACGGGCTATTTCATTACGGGCTATTTCATTACGGGCTATTTCATTACGGGCTATTTCATTACGGGCTATTTCATTACGGGCTATTTCATTACGGGCTATTTCATTACAGGCTATTTCATTACAGGCTATTTCATTACAGGCTATTTCATTACAGGCTATTTCATTATAGGCTATTTCATTATAGGCTATTTCATTACAGGCTATTTCATTACAGGTTATTTCATTACAGGCTATTTCATTACAGGCTATTTCATTACAGGTTATTTCATTATAGGCTATTTCATTACAGGCTATTTCATTATAGGCTATTTCATTATAGGCTATTTCATTACAGGCTATTTCATTACAGGTTATTTCATTACAGGCTATTTCATTACAGGCTATTTCATTACAGGCTATTTCATTACAGGCTATTTCATTACGGGCTATTTCATTACGGGCTATTTCATTACGGGCTATTTCATTACGGGCTATTTCATTACGGGCTATTTCATTACGGGCTATTTCATTACGGGCTATTTCATTACGGGCTATTTCATTACGGGCTATTTCATTACGGGCTATTTCATTACGGGCTATTTCATTACGGGTTATTTCATTACGGGCTATTTCATTACGGGCTATTTCATTATAGGCTATTTCATTACAGGTTATTTCATTACAGGTTATTTCATTACAGGCTATTTCATTACAGGCTATTTCATTGCattctccggagtgagaaacagtcacttaaccaactgagccacgaatagtcggcagaacccagaagatgaggcagacacagcagtacttgagacggtgtatttaatgaagtaaaaagtgaagttcttcaggaaaacatgtaactccacaacctcaaaaggaattccacaagaacaaaggtaatcctccaagacaaaaaaggtaaatccacaaggtggaaggaatagcacaaaaagcctcaaaagatactcagaaacaaacaaacaagaacaaaaaaacagaattccacaagagagtccaccgggatcaacaagagttctcagagtactagggctgggtgctaacatacaaacacagagcaaagaacagaggaaaacaaagggtttaaatacaatcaggggaaacgaggcacaggtgcaaataataatggggatcaagggaaaacaaaaggtcaaaaggcacaatgggcatctagtgaccaaaaaccggaacaaccctggccaaatcctgacaattTCATTACAGGCTATTTCATTACAGGCTATTTCATTACAGGTTATTTCATTACAGGCTATTTCATTACAGGCTATTTCATTTCACACTAATGATGGGAAAGAAGGTGGAGGCATAGCTAGAGTTGTTATTTTCCAGGcaaaagcgcacacacacactcatgataGTTTATTTATTCACTACCACACGGTGAAGTTTTGATTAGAATTATCGCTGAGTAATGCATCATATTTAACATGACGAATACAGGTTAATCTGTAATATTGTGTTTGTTAAAGAACATGGTCATCTTTTACAATATAACGACAACATGAATGCTTATTTGACCAGTGGCTCAATAAAATTGCATCAATAAGTGGTTTGGTTCATTTGTTTTTGAATGGTGTCATACTACAGTAACCTGGTTGGAAAATATAGACCTGTGGTGTTATGGATTTCACTTGGTGGTCTACAGTAAAAGATGGACTGGATTTTTTTGGTGTTATGGATTTCACTTGGTGGTCTACAGTAAAAGATGGACTGGATTTTTTTGGTGTTATGTATTTCACTTGGTGGTCTACAGTAAAAGATGGACTGGATTTTTTTGGCGTTATGGATTTCACTTGGTGGTCTACAGTAAAAGATGCTGAATGTCAACTGGATTTTCTCACTTCACAACTCCGTACCAAACTACACTTTACATGGTGGTTCAATCAAAAGTGAAAACCCTATGCAAAGACTGAGAAGgggatatatatagatatatatatctatatacgcCAAACTCTTATCAAATGTAGTTTGATCTGATTTACTAGAACATCCTCATAACAAGTTGCATCAACTTTGTTTGGAATGGACCGTGGACACTAGAATTCTGTGAACACTAGAATACTGTGGACACTAGAATTCTGTGAACACTAGAATACTGTGGACACTAGAATACCGTGGACACTAGAATACCGTGAACACTAGAATCCCGTCGACACTAGAATACTGTGAACACTAGAATACCGTGAACACTAGAATACCGTGGACACTAGAATACCGTGGACACTAGAATACCGTGAACACTAGAATACCGTGAACACTAGAATACCATGGGCACTACAATACTGTGAACACTAGAATCCCGTGAACACAAGAATACCATGAGCACTAGAATACGTGAACACTAGAATACCGTGAACACTAGAATACCGTGGACACTAGAATACCGGGAACAGTAGAATCCCGTGGACACTAGAATACTGTGAAGACTAGAATACTGTGGACACTGTAAAATACTGTGGACATTAGAATACTGTGAACATTAGAATATTGTGAACATTAAAATACTGTGGGAGCGGCCTCCCGTCACCACAGACCCAGGTTTGGTCCcagtctgtatcacaaccggccgtgaccgggagttgcatagggtggcgcacaattggcccagcttcgtctgGGTTTAGGGcagggtttggccgggtggcctttacttggctcattgcgctctagcggctccttgtggcgggccgggcacctaCAGGATGACCTCAGtcatcagttgaacggtgttttctctgacacattggtgcggctggcttcctggttaagcGGGCTGGTGATTAAAATTCACagtttggcaggtcatgtttcgcCTCTCCCGAACACGTTGGGGAGTTGAAGCGATGAGACGATCGCTATTGGTTATCACGAAAAGGGGggaaaatacaacaacaaaaatatatatatatacggtggAGACTAAAATACTCTAGACACGGTAAAATATGTGGACACGGTAAAATACTGTGGACACTGTAAAATACTGTGGACACTGTAAAATACGGTGGAGACTAAAATACTCTAGACACGGTAAAATACTGTGGACACTGTAAAATACTGTGGACACTGTAAAATACTGTGGACACTGTAAAATACGGTGGAGACTAAAATACTCTAGACACTAAAATACTGTGGACACTAAAATACTTTAGACACGGTAAAATACTGTGGACACTAAAATACTCTAGACACGGTAAAATACTGTGGACACTAATACTGTGGACACTGTAAAATACTGTGGACACTAAAATACTCTAGACACTGTAAAATACTGTGGACACTAATACTGTGGACACTGTAGAATACTGTGGACACAAGTACTGTGGACACTAATACTGTGGACACTGTAAAATACTGTGGACACAAATACTGTGGACACTAATACTGTGGACACTGCAGAATAATGTGGACACTAAAATACTGTGGACACTAATACTGTGGACACTGCAGAATAATGTGGACACTAAAATACTGTGGACACTTTAAATACAGTGGGTTGCAAACACTGTAAAGTCATTGTTGTGGATTTGAAAAACAATCCCATGTGTGTTTTGTATCCAAAGTGGAACATTTAATTGTGATTTCTATGTGTATTCATTGTCTATGTTAATAAAAGACAATATTAGTGCTTTACATATAATAGGTTCAAAATGTTAAAGATAAAACTAAATAATGATTTTCAAGGTATAATCAAACTCTTGTGTTTCTGGATGATACGttattcttttttttctttttttcgtGTTTCTACTGGTCACCTGTTGCTTTGGAAACCTGCAAATGCATAACCGTCCCCTAAAACAAaccaagaaaaaaaaaaaacacaaatgaaTACATTTTGACGAGGAAAATGTAATAAATTTCCTCATAAGAAAGAGTATTACCTCGTAAAACAAGttttagcatttcactgttgcaGTAATCCCACCGTGGATTGAACAGATGAGGAAATCTTGagggggaaaataaaaataaaaatatttaaggGATTAGGTTTCAGTGGCGAGGGAAACCCTGTTAAACGTGAACTTATCATGCACAGGACAAGTTGTTTATTATTGACTTACCTTTGTACTGTCGTTTCCTCTTTGGTGATGAAGCTAGAGTAAaccacagtaaaaaaaaaaaaatttagacAGCATTTAATTAACCGGTAGACTAATTCTATTCAAACTacttctgtggtccttctgtagctcagttggtagagcatggcgcttgtaacgccagggtagtgggttcgatccccgggaccacccatacgtagaatgtatgcacacatgactgtaagtcgctttggataaaagcgtctgctaaatggcatatattattattatatattatattattattatatattatattattattatatattatattattattatatattatattattattatatattatattattattatatattatattatattatattattattatatattatattattatgatatattatattattattatatattatattattattatattatacttcAAAAAAGTAGAAACATCTCCCCATCTTCTGGGCTCTTCATTTCTAGCCATCtttaatgttgttg from Oncorhynchus keta strain PuntledgeMale-10-30-2019 chromosome 27, Oket_V2, whole genome shotgun sequence carries:
- the LOC127912391 gene encoding uncharacterized PPE family protein PPE21-like isoform X16: MSNVPPLSLATGYFITGYFITGYFITGYFITGYFITGYFITGYFITGYFITGYFITGYFITGYFITGYFITGYFITGYFITGYFITGYFITGYFITGYFITGYFITGYFITGYFITGYFITGYFITGYFITGYFITGYFITGYFITGYFITGYFITGYFITGYFITGYFITGYFITGYFITGYFITGYFITGYFIIGYFITGYFITGYFITGYFITGYFITGYFITGYFITGYFITGYFITGYFITGYFITGYFITGYFITGYFITGYFITGYFITGYFITGYFITGYFITGYFITGYFITGYFITGYFITGYFITGYFITGYFITGYFITGYFITGYFITGYFITGYFITGYFITGYFITGYFITGYFITGYFITGYFITGYFITGYFITGYFITGYFITGYFITGYFITGYFITGYFIIGYFIIGYFITGYFITGYFITGYFITGYFITGYFIIGYFITGYFIIGYFIIGYFITGYFITGYFITGYFITGYFITGYFITGYFITGYFITGYFITGYFITGYFITGYFITGYFITGYFITGYFITGYFITGYFITGYFITGYFITGYFITGYFIIGYFITGYFITGYFITGYFITGYFIAFSGVRNSHLTN
- the LOC127912391 gene encoding uncharacterized protein LOC127912391 isoform X17 codes for the protein MLNVQRSTTFFGYRVFHYGLFHYGLFHYRLFHYGLFHYGLFHYRLFHYRLFHYGLFHYGLFHYRLFHYGLFHYGLFHYRLFHYRLFHYGLFHYRLFHYGLFHYGLFHYGLFHYGLFHYGLFHYGLFHYGLFHYGLFHYGLFHYRLFHYRLFHYRLFHYRLFHYRLFHYRLFHYRLFHYRLFHYRLFHYRLFHYRLFHYRLFHYRLFHYRLFHYGLFHYGLFHYRLFHYRLFHYRLFHYRLFHYRLFHYGLFHYGLFHYGLFHYGLFHYGLFHYGLFHYGLFHYGLFHYRLFHYGLFHYGLFHYRLFHYGLFHYGLFHYRLFHYGLFHYGLFHYGLFHYGLFHYGLFHYGLFHYGLFHYGLFHYGLFHYGLFHYGLFHYGLFHYGLFHYRLFHYRLFHYRLFHYRLFHYRLFHYRLFHYRLFHYRLFHYRLFHYRLFHYRLFHYRLFHYRLFHYRLFHYRLFHYRLFHYRLFHYRLFHYRLFHYRLFHYRLFHYGLFHYGLFHYGLFHYGLFHYGLFHYGLFHYGLFHYGLFHYGLFHYGLFHYGLFHYGLFHYGLFHYGLFHYRLFHYRLFHYRLFHYRLFHYRLFHYRLFHYRLFHFTLMMGKKVEA
- the LOC127912391 gene encoding uncharacterized protein LOC127912391 isoform X38, coding for MLNVQRSTTFFGYRVFHYGLFHYGLFHYRLFHYGLFHYGLFHYRLFHYRLFHYGLFHYGLFHYRLFHYGLFHYGLFHYRLFHYRLFHYGLFHYRLFHYGLFHYGLFHYGLFHYGLFHYGLFHYGLFHYGLFHYGLFHYGLFHYGLFHYGLFHYGLFHYGLFHYGLFHYGLFHYGLFHYGLFHYGLFHYGLFHYRLFHYRLFHYRLFHYRLFHYRLFHYRLFHYRLFHYRLFHYRLFHYRLFHYRLFHYRLFHYRLFHYRLFHYRLFHYRLFHYRLFHYRLFHYRLFHYRLFHYRLFHYGLFHYGLFHYGLFHYGLFHYGLFHYGLFHYGLFHYGLFHYGLFHYGLFHYGLFHYGLFHYGLFHYGLFHYRLFHYRLFHYRLFHYRLFHYRLFHYRLFHYRLFHFTLMMGKKVEA
- the LOC127912391 gene encoding uncharacterized PPE family protein PPE21-like isoform X8; amino-acid sequence: MSNVPPLSLATGYFITGYFITGYFITGYFITGYFITGYFITGYFITGYFITGYFITGYFITGYFITGYFITGYFITGYFITGYFITGYFITGYFITGYFITGYFITGYFITGYFITGYFITGYFITGYFITGYFITGYFITGYFITGYFITGYFITGYFITGYFITGYFITGYFITGYFITGYFITGYFITGYFIIGYFITGYFITGYFITGYFITGYFITGYFITGYFITGYFITGYFITGYFITGYFITGYFITGYFITGYFITGYFITGYFITGYFITGYFITGYFITGYFITGYFITGYFITGYFITGYFITGYFITGYFITGYFITGYFITGYFITGYFITGYFITGYFITGYFITGYFITGYFITGYFITGYFIIGYFITGYFITGYFITGYFITGYFITGYFITGYFITGYFITGYFITGYFITGYFITGYFITGYFITGYFITGYFITGYFITGYFITGYFITGYFITGYFIIGYFIIGYFITGYFITGYFITGYFITGYFITGYFIIGYFITGYFIIGYFIIGYFITGYFITGYFITGYFITGYFITGYFITGYFITGYFITGYFITGYFITGYFITGYFITGYFITGYFITGYFITGYFITGYFITGYFITGYFITGYFITGYFIIGYFITGYFITGYFITGYFITGYFIAFSGVRNSHLTN
- the LOC127912391 gene encoding uncharacterized protein LOC127912391 isoform X2; translated protein: MLNVQRSTTFFGYRVFHYGLFHYGLFHYRLFHYGLFHYGLFHYRLFHYRLFHYGLFHYGLFHYRLFHYGLFHYGLFHYRLFHYRLFHYGLFHYRLFHYGLFHYGLFHYGLFHYGLFHYGLFHYGLFHYGLFHYGLFHYGLFHYRLFHYRLFHYRLFHYRLFHYRLFHYRLFHYRLFHYRLFHYRLFHYRLFHYRLFHYRLFHYRLFHYRLFHYGLFHYGLFHYRLFHYRLFHYRLFHYRLFHYRLFHYGLFHYGLFHYGLFHYGLFHYGLFHYGLFHYGLFHYGLFHYRLFHYGLFHYGLFHYRLFHYGLFHYGLFHYRLFHYRLFHYRLFHYGLFHYRLFHYGLFHYGLFHYGLFHYGLFHYGLFHYGLFHYRLFHYRLFHYRLFHYRLFHYRLFHYRLFHYRLFHYRLFHYGLFHYGLFHYGLFHYGLFHYGLFHYGLFHYGLFHYGLFHYGLFHYGLFHYGLFHYGLFHYGLFHYRLFHYRLFHYRLFHYRLFHYRLFHYRLFHYRLFHYRLFHYRLFHYRLFHYRLFHYRLFHYRLFHYRLFHYRLFHYRLFHYRLFHYRLFHYRLFHYRLFHYRLFHYGLFHYGLFHYGLFHYGLFHYGLFHYGLFHYGLFHYGLFHYGLFHYGLFHYGLFHYGLFHYGLFHYGLFHYRLFHYRLFHYRLFHYRLFHYRLFHYRLFHYRLFHFTLMMGKKVEA
- the LOC127912391 gene encoding uncharacterized PPE family protein PPE21-like isoform X29, yielding MSNVPPLSLATGYFITGYFITGYFITGYFITGYFITGYFITGYFITGYFITGYFITGYFITGYFITGYFITGYFITGYFITGYFITGYFITGYFITGYFITGYFITGYFITGYFITGYFITGYFITGYFITGYFITGYFITGYFITGYFITGYFITGYFITGYFITGYFITGYFITGYFITGYFITGYFITGYFIIGYFITGYFITGYFITGYFITGYFITGYFITGYFITGYFITGYFITGYFITGYFITGYFITGYFITGYFITGYFITGYFITGYFITGYFITGYFITGYFITGYFITGYFITGYFITGYFITGYFITGYFITGYFITGYFITGYFITGYFITGYFITGYFITGYFITGYFITGYFITGYFITGYFITGYFITGYFITGYFITGYFITGYFIIGYFITGYFITGYFITGYFITGYFIAFSGVRNSHLTN
- the LOC127912391 gene encoding uncharacterized protein LOC127912391 isoform X19, with product MLNVQRSTTFFGYRVFHYGLFHYGLFHYRLFHYGLFHYGLFHYRLFHYRLFHYGLFHYGLFHYRLFHYGLFHYGLFHYRLFHYRLFHYGLFHYRLFHYGLFHYGLFHYGLFHYGLFHYGLFHYGLFHYGLFHYGLFHYGLFHYRLFHYRLFHYRLFHYRLFHYRLFHYRLFHYRLFHYRLFHYRLFHYRLFHYRLFHYRLFHYRLFHYRLFHYGLFHYGLFHYRLFHYRLFHYRLFHYRLFHYRLFHYGLFHYGLFHYGLFHYGLFHYGLFHYGLFHYGLFHYGLFHYRLFHYGLFHYGLFHYRLFHYGLFHYGLFHYRLFHYRLFHYRLFHYGLFHYRLFHYGLFHYGLFHYGLFHYGLFHYGLFHYGLFHYRLFHYRLFHYRLFHYRLFHYRLFHYRLFHYRLFHYRLFHYRLFHYRLFHYRLFHYRLFHYRLFHYRLFHYGLFHYGLFHYRLFHYRLFHYRLFHYGLFHYGLFHYGLFHYGLFHYGLFHYGLFHYGLFHYGLFHYGLFHYGLFHYGLFHYGLFHYGLFHYGLFHYRLFHYRLFHYRLFHYRLFHYRLFHYRLFHYRLFHFTLMMGKKVEA
- the LOC127912391 gene encoding uncharacterized protein LOC127912391 isoform X5, whose product is MLNVQRSTTFFGYRVFHYGLFHYGLFHYRLFHYGLFHYGLFHYRLFHYRLFHYGLFHYGLFHYRLFHYGLFHYGLFHYRLFHYRLFHYGLFHYRLFHYGLFHYGLFHYGLFHYGLFHYGLFHYGLFHYGLFHYGLFHYGLFHYRLFHYRLFHYRLFHYRLFHYRLFHYRLFHYRLFHYRLFHYRLFHYRLFHYRLFHYRLFHYRLFHYRLFHYGLFHYGLFHYRLFHYRLFHYRLFHYRLFHYRLFHYGLFHYGLFHYGLFHYGLFHYGLFHYGLFHYGLFHYGLFHYRLFHYGLFHYGLFHYRLFHYGLFHYGLFHYRLFHYRLFHYRLFHYGLFHYRLFHYGLFHYGLFHYGLFHYGLFHYGLFHYGLFHYRLFHYRLFHYRLFHYRLFHYRLFHYGLFHYGLFHYGLFHYGLFHYGLFHYGLFHYGLFHYGLFHYGLFHYGLFHYGLFHYGLFHYGLFHYRLFHYRLFHYRLFHYRLFHYRLFHYRLFHYRLFHYRLFHYRLFHYRLFHYRLFHYRLFHYRLFHYRLFHYRLFHYRLFHYRLFHYRLFHYRLFHYRLFHYRLFHYGLFHYGLFHYGLFHYGLFHYGLFHYGLFHYGLFHYGLFHYGLFHYGLFHYGLFHYGLFHYGLFHYGLFHYRLFHYRLFHYRLFHYRLFHYRLFHYRLFHYRLFHFTLMMGKKVEA
- the LOC127912391 gene encoding uncharacterized protein LOC127912391 isoform X4, whose product is MLNVQRSTTFFGYRVFHYGLFHYGLFHYRLFHYGLFHYGLFHYRLFHYRLFHYGLFHYGLFHYRLFHYGLFHYGLFHYRLFHYRLFHYGLFHYRLFHYGLFHYGLFHYGLFHYGLFHYGLFHYGLFHYGLFHYGLFHYGLFHYRLFHYRLFHYRLFHYRLFHYRLFHYRLFHYRLFHYRLFHYRLFHYRLFHYRLFHYRLFHYRLFHYRLFHYGLFHYGLFHYRLFHYRLFHYRLFHYRLFHYRLFHYGLFHYGLFHYGLFHYGLFHYGLFHYGLFHYGLFHYGLFHYRLFHYGLFHYGLFHYRLFHYGLFHYGLFHYRLFHYRLFHYRLFHYGLFHYRLFHYGLFHYGLFHYGLFHYGLFHYGLFHYGLFHYRLFHYRLFHYRLFHYRLFHYRLFHYGLFHYGLFHYGLFHYGLFHYGLFHYGLFHYGLFHYGLFHYGLFHYGLFHYGLFHYGLFHYGLFHYRLFHYRLFHYRLFHYRLFHYRLFHYRLFHYRLFHYRLFHYRLFHYRLFHYRLFHYRLFHYRLFHYRLFHYRLFHYRLFHYRLFHYRLFHYRLFHYRLFHYRLFHYGLFHYGLFHYGLFHYGLFHYGLFHYGLFHYGLFHYGLFHYGLFHYGLFHYGLFHYGLFHYGLFHYGLFHYRLFHYRLFHYRLFHYRLFHYRLFHYRLFHYRLFHFTLMMGKKVEA
- the LOC127912391 gene encoding uncharacterized PPE family protein PPE21-like isoform X18, coding for MSNVPPLSLATGYFITGYFITGYFITGYFITGYFITGYFITGYFITGYFITGYFITGYFITGYFITGYFITGYFITGYFITGYFITGYFITGYFITGYFITGYFITGYFITGYFITGYFITGYFITGYFITGYFITGYFITGYFITGYFITGYFITGYFITGYFITGYFITGYFITGYFITGYFITGYFITGYFIIGYFITGYFITGYFITGYFITGYFITGYFITGYFITGYFITGYFITGYFITGYFITGYFITGYFITGYFITGYFITGYFITGYFITGYFITGYFITGYFITGYFITGYFITGYFIIGYFITGYFITGYFITGYFITGYFITGYFITGYFITGYFITGYFITGYFITGYFITGYFITGYFITGYFITGYFITGYFITGYFITGYFITGYFITGYFIIGYFIIGYFITGYFITGYFITGYFITGYFITGYFIIGYFITGYFIIGYFIIGYFITGYFITGYFITGYFITGYFITGYFITGYFITGYFITGYFITGYFITGYFITGYFITGYFITGYFITGYFITGYFITGYFITGYFITGYFITGYFITGYFIIGYFITGYFITGYFITGYFITGYFIAFSGVRNSHLTN
- the LOC127912391 gene encoding uncharacterized PPE family protein PPE21-like isoform X34; this translates as MSNVPPLSLATGYFITGYFITGYFITGYFITGYFITGYFITGYFITGYFITGYFITGYFITGYFITGYFITGYFITGYFITGYFITGYFITGYFITGYFITGYFITGYFITGYFITGYFITGYFITGYFITGYFIIGYFITGYFITGYFITGYFITGYFITGYFITGYFITGYFITGYFITGYFITGYFITGYFITGYFITGYFITGYFITGYFITGYFITGYFITGYFITGYFIIGYFIIGYFITGYFITGYFITGYFITGYFITGYFIIGYFITGYFIIGYFIIGYFITGYFITGYFITGYFITGYFITGYFITGYFITGYFITGYFITGYFITGYFITGYFITGYFITGYFITGYFITGYFITGYFITGYFITGYFITGYFITGYFIIGYFITGYFITGYFITGYFITGYFIAFSGVRNSHLTN
- the LOC127912391 gene encoding uncharacterized PPE family protein PPE21-like isoform X28 translates to MSNVPPLSLATGYFITGYFITGYFITGYFITGYFITGYFITGYFITGYFITGYFITGYFITGYFITGYFITGYFITGYFITGYFITGYFITGYFITGYFITGYFITGYFITGYFITGYFITGYFITGYFITGYFITGYFITGYFITGYFITGYFITGYFITGYFITGYFITGYFITGYFITGYFITGYFITGYFIIGYFITGYFITGYFITGYFITGYFITGYFITGYFITGYFITGYFITGYFITGYFITGYFITGYFITGYFITGYFITGYFITGYFITGYFITGYFITGYFITGYFITGYFITGYFITGYFITGYFITGYFITGYFITGYFITGYFITGYFITGYFITGYFITGYFITGYFITGYFITGYFITGYFITGYFITGYFITGYFITGYFITGYFITGYFITGYFITGYFITGYFITGYFITGYFITGYFIIGYFITGYFITGYFITGYFITGYFIAFSGVRNSHLTN